The sequence below is a genomic window from Methanobrevibacter sp..
TTGATAAGGGATACTTGAATTTTCCAATGTCTTGACAATGGTATCTGCAGTATTGTCTGTGGAATTGTCATCTATGAAAACAATTTCAAAATCCTTGAAGATCTGATTTGATAATGAATGAATTAGTCTTTCTATCGTATTTGAAGAGTTATAGCTAGGCACTATAACGCTTAATCTTATTTCACTCATTTAAATCACTAAATCATATTATTAAAAAAAAAAACTTTAGATTTCCCATTTCATGATGGTCTTTCCAAAGCGGATGTTCTTATCTGATTCAAAGGCATGGTTTATGTCGCTTAAGGTGTTTATTTCAATCACTTGTGTAATAAGACCCTCAAGATAATGGACCATATCATCATTTTCCTCAAGGAGCTCAATCACTGCCTTGAAGTCTTCCCTTGTGCTTCTGTTGGTACCGAATATCCTAAGTCCCTTTTCCAGTATCTTTCTTGTATTTACTGAAATGTTGATCTCTGAGACTCCCAAAAGGGATACTGTTCCTTCAGGATTGATTGTTTCGATTATCTGGTCGATTGCATCATTTGCACTTGATGTTCCCACACATTCGAAGGCATGGTCTATGCTGATGTCATCTGGAACCTCGCTTGCCAAGTACCTTTTGTCTGCAAAGGTGAACATGCTCAGCTTTTCCTCATGCATCCCTATTGCAATAATTTCAGACTCTGGAAACATGATCTTCAGGCAAAGGGATGTTATATAGCCAAAGCTTCCGTCTCCCCAAACTGCAATTGTGTTTCTTCGATTGTGGGAAAACTCTAAAAACCTGCTTATTGCATGAACGCTTACGGAAATAAGCTCAATGAATGAAGCAACCTCAAGATTTATGTCATCTGGAATCCTGATCAATCTGTCTGCTGTAAGGGAAACATACTCTTCCATGAAGCCGTCTGACCCGCTTGAGCGGAATTTACTTGAAGGCCTGTAGTTTTCCCCTATGACCTTATCCTGGACTTTTGGGAGATTTGGAATCATGACGACATTGTCTCCAACATCAAATGTTCCTGTATTGTCCTTTACGA
It includes:
- a CDS encoding zinc-binding dehydrogenase codes for the protein MINIVYRLVAPKLLEEVYTDLNLEKGVIVRPTYLSICKADQRYYYGKRAPEVIEQKLPMALIHESVGRIVKDNTGTFDVGDNVVMIPNLPKVQDKVIGENYRPSSKFRSSGSDGFMEEYVSLTADRLIRIPDDINLEVASFIELISVSVHAISRFLEFSHNRRNTIAVWGDGSFGYITSLCLKIMFPESEIIAIGMHEEKLSMFTFADKRYLASEVPDDISIDHAFECVGTSSANDAIDQIIETINPEGTVSLLGVSEINISVNTRKILEKGLRIFGTNRSTREDFKAVIELLEENDDMVHYLEGLITQVIEINTLSDINHAFESDKNIRFGKTIMKWEI